In one Nitrosarchaeum sp. genomic region, the following are encoded:
- a CDS encoding transcriptional regulator, with protein MTGVTQLLAKSLEKTMLKNLGENTVHKIQDRLFERYGISITQSMEEFEKLDSVLREFFGAGAEGLERKFLESLCSIKSKKDQTQKRFTISEPSIGQSILKAYSDDETSKILNASIGESWTILEMLERLQIPQTSGYRKVNSLIEDGLLIKDGYEISASGRKTDKYKSLFDNVEIDIKNNKVTVNVQFTQNVINQSPILQTVYGI; from the coding sequence ATGACTGGCGTTACTCAACTGTTGGCAAAGTCACTTGAAAAAACAATGCTAAAAAATCTTGGTGAAAATACGGTTCACAAGATACAGGATAGATTATTTGAGAGATATGGTATATCAATAACTCAGTCAATGGAAGAGTTTGAAAAACTAGATTCTGTATTGAGGGAATTTTTTGGAGCAGGAGCTGAGGGACTAGAAAGAAAATTCCTTGAAAGTCTGTGCAGCATAAAATCAAAAAAAGACCAGACACAAAAGAGATTTACAATATCAGAGCCATCAATTGGACAATCAATCTTAAAAGCATACAGTGATGATGAAACATCAAAAATACTAAATGCGTCAATTGGTGAGTCATGGACAATTTTGGAAATGCTCGAAAGATTACAAATCCCTCAAACATCAGGATATAGAAAAGTCAATTCATTAATCGAAGATGGACTCTTGATAAAAGATGGATACGAGATATCTGCGAGTGGACGCAAGACTGACAAATACAAGTCATTGTTTGACAATGTGGAAATTGATATCAAAAACAACAAGGTTACAGTAAATGTCCAGTTTACACAAAATGTTATTAATCAAAGTCCAATACTTCAGACAGTATACGGAATATAA
- a CDS encoding response regulator — MTSCIVVDDDPDIVSVFCDMLCMIEVNVLATANDGRHAVNMYKKHHPDIVFTDLNMPRYDGLYAIEKIKDINSNAKIIVITGDSNAYMHPFLSSLNVQVIRKPFAVQAIKKAIIDCLTGNSEQASFDIKYQFKGETKSYSCTVNYEQYKNFKALPVVEKCEIIKKSKKQFDKYADEMRKAINLAIRNDTSHIRRLSEIVT; from the coding sequence ATGACAAGTTGTATCGTAGTGGACGATGATCCAGATATTGTTAGCGTATTTTGTGATATGCTATGTATGATCGAAGTAAATGTTCTTGCAACTGCCAATGATGGCCGTCATGCAGTAAATATGTACAAAAAGCATCATCCAGATATTGTTTTTACAGATTTGAACATGCCACGATACGATGGACTGTATGCAATTGAGAAGATCAAGGACATAAATTCTAATGCCAAGATAATAGTAATTACTGGCGATTCTAATGCATATATGCATCCATTTCTTAGCTCGTTAAATGTACAGGTAATTCGAAAACCATTTGCTGTCCAAGCAATAAAAAAAGCAATAATTGACTGTCTTACTGGAAATTCAGAGCAGGCATCATTCGACATAAAATATCAATTCAAAGGGGAAACCAAATCTTATTCATGCACAGTTAACTATGAGCAATACAAGAACTTCAAAGCATTGCCAGTCGTGGAAAAATGTGAAATAATCAAAAAAAGCAAAAAGCAATTTGACAAGTATGCTGATGAGATGCGCAAAGCCATCAATCTGGCAATCAGAAATGACACCAGTCACATTCGCAGACTATCTGAGATTGTAACCTGA
- a CDS encoding response regulator, with product MVNCVVIDDDEMTLKVFCNLLNDNEINVVGRGRNGKEAVDLYKKYNPDIIFIDFVMPKYDGLYAILNIKKFHSDAKIIIVTGVDKLSESYVHDILQVSGVIYKPFDLKTLKEIIDTTLLELNILEQ from the coding sequence ATGGTCAATTGTGTAGTCATTGATGATGATGAAATGACTCTAAAGGTTTTTTGCAATCTGTTAAACGACAATGAAATTAATGTTGTCGGAAGAGGCAGAAATGGAAAGGAGGCTGTAGATTTATACAAAAAATACAATCCAGACATAATTTTCATTGATTTTGTTATGCCAAAATATGATGGGCTATATGCAATATTAAATATCAAAAAATTTCACTCAGATGCAAAAATCATAATTGTTACAGGAGTAGACAAACTAAGTGAATCATACGTTCACGATATACTACAAGTAAGCGGTGTCATTTACAAACCATTTGATTTAAAAACATTAAAAGAGATCATTGATACGACATTGTTAGAATTGAACATATTAGAGCAATGA